A part of Candidatus Zixiibacteriota bacterium genomic DNA contains:
- a CDS encoding LPP20 family lipoprotein, producing MKSTSNLKKNKAEWGISIASKMLFFSLFFIAILAVVSYSENIQDQADYPAWFWNPPDNDGYMYAVGLFQPCLLNDSTLLYAKSDAVWNIISQNRINIRLESAMSGPESNLMYMGSTINIEVDSLQYDNVSENNVILDSFYRGNMLIVLVGQGDDSSGFTGSLIAQDFGDWIHELPADERYFYSAGMAPDYYYQSNSWKEALNKALLDMTAQISSKVRSFQTSDRYSIFQTIVEESEATLTDWQVVARKYDTANNSCNVLIRMPKFK from the coding sequence TTGAAAAGTACGAGCAATTTAAAAAAGAACAAGGCGGAATGGGGTATTAGTATCGCCAGCAAAATGCTATTCTTTTCGCTATTTTTTATAGCGATACTCGCTGTTGTTTCATATAGCGAAAATATCCAAGACCAGGCTGATTATCCGGCCTGGTTTTGGAATCCCCCTGATAACGATGGTTATATGTATGCTGTCGGTTTGTTTCAACCATGCCTGCTTAATGATTCAACATTATTATATGCTAAAAGCGATGCTGTTTGGAATATCATTAGCCAGAATAGAATCAACATAAGGCTCGAATCGGCTATGTCTGGTCCCGAATCCAACCTGATGTATATGGGTAGTACAATCAACATAGAAGTTGATTCGCTTCAATATGATAATGTTTCCGAGAACAATGTTATATTAGACAGTTTTTATCGCGGCAATATGTTGATTGTTCTTGTTGGACAAGGAGACGATTCATCGGGATTTACAGGCAGCTTGATTGCTCAGGATTTCGGCGATTGGATTCATGAACTCCCCGCGGATGAACGATACTTCTATTCGGCAGGTATGGCTCCTGATTACTATTATCAGTCAAACAGTTGGAAAGAGGCTTTGAATAAAGCCTTGCTGGATATGACTGCTCAGATTTCCTCTAAAGTCCGGTCATTTCAAACAAGCGATCGTTATTCTATTTTCCAAACCATTGTTGAGGAAAGCGAAGCGACATTGACAGACTGGCAGGTTGTAGCCCGTAAATATGACACCGCTAACAATTCCTGCAATGTCTTAATCAGGATGCCCAAATTTAAATAG
- a CDS encoding KamA family radical SAM protein → MMNFQKNSNYNVDLLKKAGKYFLHVMIGVANLEVARERLYRRINTNQFDTYGEQINLYEGRIVRIRDCSHALNSVIKRRSDKLANFSVVQALYDIANNVNRPDLQPGFYAELYHLFMAIQGKGPGVAPGDYFISKDLSGKEAAIARSKELDLLWGNVSKRMSRFIHGFNEDIIEYRKERRKKVLSQLRGTNTDWRDWRWHLRNVIKRPTQLYDLIPLSDSEVEALEIAERAGLPFGITPYYLSLIDDDLRRQDRALRAQVIPPLSYVEYMAANRHNPKCAFDFMMERDTSPIDLITRRYPSIVILKPYNSCPQICVYCQRNWEIEGVLSKGAMASKGKIEKAIAWIKDHPSIQEVLVTGGDPLSMSDTKLFWILEELAKNPNIEMIRVGTRTPVTIPMRITNAFARALGKLRRPMRLDVSVVTHVEHPYEITPDVFRAAERLRRNKINVYNQSVFTFFNSRRFESAFLRRILKRVGIEPYYTFNTKGKNETIEYRVPIARLLQEQKEEARLLPGLSRTDEAVYNLPALGKQYLRASQHRDVISVLPDGSRVYEFHPWEKNIRMQDSYIGIDIPILDYLKRLENIGEDISEYQTIWYYF, encoded by the coding sequence ATGATGAATTTTCAAAAAAATTCGAATTACAATGTTGATTTGCTTAAGAAGGCAGGCAAGTACTTTTTACATGTGATGATTGGCGTTGCCAATTTGGAGGTTGCCCGCGAACGGCTTTATAGACGGATTAACACTAACCAGTTTGATACATACGGTGAACAAATTAATCTATATGAAGGCCGTATTGTTCGAATTAGAGACTGCAGTCACGCCTTAAACAGCGTTATTAAACGGCGATCCGACAAGCTTGCCAATTTCAGCGTAGTGCAAGCCCTGTATGATATCGCCAACAATGTTAATCGTCCCGATCTTCAACCGGGTTTTTATGCCGAATTGTATCATCTGTTTATGGCGATTCAAGGCAAGGGGCCAGGTGTTGCGCCCGGCGATTATTTCATTAGCAAAGATTTATCAGGCAAAGAAGCCGCCATAGCCAGGTCTAAAGAGCTCGACCTGCTATGGGGCAATGTTAGCAAACGAATGTCCCGTTTCATTCATGGTTTTAATGAGGACATTATTGAATACAGGAAGGAACGCCGCAAGAAGGTTTTGTCGCAGTTAAGAGGCACTAATACTGACTGGCGCGATTGGCGGTGGCATTTGCGTAATGTAATTAAAAGACCCACACAACTATATGATTTAATTCCGCTTTCAGATTCGGAAGTTGAAGCGTTGGAAATTGCCGAGAGAGCCGGTCTGCCTTTTGGAATAACACCATATTATCTTTCGCTTATAGATGATGATCTTCGTCGTCAAGATAGGGCATTAAGAGCGCAGGTAATACCGCCTTTATCTTATGTTGAATATATGGCGGCTAATAGACACAATCCTAAATGCGCTTTCGATTTTATGATGGAAAGAGACACCAGCCCTATTGATCTTATAACGCGCCGCTACCCGTCTATTGTGATATTGAAGCCATACAACTCATGTCCGCAAATTTGCGTATACTGCCAGCGCAATTGGGAAATTGAAGGTGTCCTATCGAAAGGGGCAATGGCTTCTAAAGGGAAAATCGAAAAAGCTATTGCCTGGATTAAAGACCATCCATCCATCCAGGAGGTTTTAGTAACTGGCGGCGACCCGCTCTCGATGAGCGATACTAAACTTTTCTGGATTTTAGAGGAGCTAGCCAAAAACCCAAATATAGAGATGATTAGAGTGGGTACTCGCACCCCAGTAACTATACCAATGCGAATAACAAATGCGTTTGCCCGTGCACTTGGCAAACTTCGCCGCCCCATGAGGCTTGATGTTTCGGTGGTAACGCATGTTGAACATCCATACGAAATCACGCCGGATGTGTTTAGGGCAGCCGAACGATTGCGGAGAAATAAAATCAACGTTTATAATCAGAGTGTGTTCACTTTTTTTAATTCTCGCCGGTTCGAATCGGCTTTCTTGAGACGCATACTTAAACGTGTTGGTATTGAACCTTACTATACATTCAACACCAAAGGTAAAAATGAAACAATCGAATATCGCGTGCCGATTGCCCGGTTATTGCAGGAACAAAAAGAAGAAGCGCGCTTGCTGCCGGGACTATCCCGCACCGACGAGGCAGTATATAATTTGCCGGCACTCGGCAAACAATACCTTCGCGCCTCTCAGCATCGTGATGTAATCTCGGTTTTACCGGACGGTTCGCGCGTTTATGAATTTCATCCATGGGAGAAAAATATCAGAATGCAGGACTCGTATATTGGCATTGATATACCCATACTTGATTATCTAAAACGACTTGAAAATATTGGCGAGGATATATCTGAGTATCAAACTATCTGGTATTATTTTTAA
- the gatC gene encoding Asp-tRNA(Asn)/Glu-tRNA(Gln) amidotransferase subunit GatC: MNNKNEAALDELSLTYNSFLNIIFNTMILTEKDIDKIAELAHLKPTLDEKKRLLVDLNNILKYMEIIEEADIENIHEIQLGSSKPTPLRNDTVKLGLSQKDALLNASQSRDGLFAVPKFVKESDNRNN; the protein is encoded by the coding sequence TTGAATAATAAAAACGAGGCCGCGCTCGATGAATTATCGTTGACTTATAACAGCTTTTTGAATATCATTTTCAATACTATGATATTGACTGAAAAGGATATCGACAAGATTGCCGAATTAGCGCATCTTAAGCCAACACTTGATGAGAAAAAGCGTTTATTGGTTGATTTAAACAACATCCTGAAATATATGGAGATTATAGAGGAAGCCGATATTGAAAATATTCATGAAATACAGCTTGGTTCATCAAAGCCAACTCCTTTAAGAAACGACACCGTTAAACTGGGATTATCTCAAAAGGATGCCTTATTAAATGCCTCACAGAGCCGGGATGGACTTTTTGCCGTTCCCAAGTTTGTAAAAGAATCGGATAACCGGAATAATTAG
- the ilvC gene encoding ketol-acid reductoisomerase: protein MASGRIKIIPTREIKSVLLKNLKIAVIGYGSQGKAQALNLRDSGFMPIIGLPSKSRSRKIAKKDGFTVATPAKATRNSDLISILIPDHKHKELFNNELCRVIKKDQVFIFAHSLSVHFKLVKQPKDVDFILVAPHSPGIRLREKYLSGEGVLAFIGQTEASSKKSLNIAAAYAKAIGCARKGVIATTFAEEAIGDIFGEQAVLCGGLSALLKAGFDTLIEAGLPPQNAYIECVYQLDLIVDLIKKYGIAGMYDKISATAAFGSFQAEDMIINKKSKSAMNLIMKKVKAGKFADELLDDYSNSFKKLKAYKKEKRHPNLDKMALFFTKRFDN from the coding sequence ATGGCTTCCGGCAGAATTAAAATAATCCCCACAAGGGAAATCAAATCAGTTCTATTGAAAAATCTTAAAATCGCTGTTATCGGATATGGCTCCCAGGGAAAAGCGCAGGCGCTAAACTTGCGAGACAGCGGTTTTATGCCAATAATTGGCTTGCCATCCAAAAGCCGTTCGCGAAAAATTGCTAAAAAAGACGGTTTTACAGTAGCCACTCCAGCTAAAGCAACAAGAAACAGCGATTTGATTTCTATACTTATACCCGACCATAAACATAAAGAGCTTTTTAATAACGAACTATGCCGGGTTATAAAAAAGGATCAGGTATTTATTTTTGCGCATTCCCTCTCGGTACATTTCAAGCTTGTTAAGCAACCCAAGGATGTCGATTTCATATTGGTTGCTCCGCACAGCCCCGGGATTCGTTTACGGGAAAAATATTTATCCGGCGAGGGAGTTTTGGCATTTATCGGCCAGACAGAAGCATCCTCAAAGAAAAGCCTGAATATAGCCGCCGCTTATGCCAAAGCTATCGGCTGCGCCCGTAAAGGCGTAATAGCAACAACTTTCGCCGAGGAAGCTATTGGCGATATTTTTGGCGAGCAGGCGGTTTTATGCGGCGGCCTCAGCGCCCTGCTAAAAGCGGGCTTCGATACGCTAATTGAAGCCGGATTACCGCCGCAAAACGCCTATATTGAATGTGTTTACCAATTAGACCTTATTGTCGATTTGATTAAAAAATATGGCATCGCCGGCATGTATGATAAAATCAGCGCTACTGCGGCATTCGGAAGTTTTCAGGCTGAGGATATGATTATCAATAAGAAATCAAAAAGTGCTATGAATTTAATTATGAAAAAAGTTAAAGCCGGGAAATTTGCAGATGAACTTCTCGACGACTATAGCAATTCATTTAAAAAGTTAAAAGCTTATAAAAAGGAAAAACGCCATCCAAATCTTGATAAAATGGCGCTATTTTTTACTAAGAGATTCGATAATTAA
- a CDS encoding DMT family transporter, with product MIISFSPVFVKLAHVGPSMAGAYRNLFGGLILIAIALINKERLWRGWKPICWAILCGLIFAFDLTLWHKSVHYIGPGLSTLLGNLQVIILTGFGIAVLKEKLTIRFIVSVPIALIGMVLIFIWQWDQLDIVYKTGIILGLTTAFSYAGFTLTLRRSQTIENALSPVVNLVFVSFAAAVFMAIIGYTQDESFIIPDKQSWLSLIAYGILCQAAAWFLISKSLPKVAVSLAGLILLLQPILAFAWDILFFDRPTRAVEIIGAVMALIAIYLGITSRQEKQHD from the coding sequence GTGATAATCAGTTTCTCGCCGGTGTTTGTTAAGCTGGCGCATGTAGGGCCGTCAATGGCTGGCGCCTATCGCAACCTTTTCGGCGGACTGATACTGATTGCTATTGCGCTTATTAATAAAGAGCGGTTATGGCGCGGCTGGAAGCCGATATGTTGGGCTATCCTTTGCGGCTTGATATTCGCTTTTGATTTAACATTATGGCATAAAAGCGTTCACTATATAGGTCCCGGACTGTCGACTCTTCTCGGCAACCTTCAGGTAATAATACTTACGGGATTCGGAATCGCAGTTCTTAAAGAAAAGCTGACCATTCGATTTATAGTCTCAGTGCCGATAGCATTAATCGGTATGGTGCTGATATTTATATGGCAATGGGACCAATTGGATATAGTTTATAAAACCGGCATAATTCTGGGATTGACTACTGCTTTCAGCTATGCCGGCTTTACGCTAACTCTTCGCCGCTCACAGACGATAGAGAATGCTTTGTCGCCGGTAGTAAACTTGGTGTTTGTGTCATTTGCCGCTGCCGTTTTTATGGCAATTATAGGTTATACTCAAGATGAAAGTTTTATTATTCCCGACAAGCAAAGCTGGCTGTCGCTTATAGCGTATGGGATTCTATGCCAGGCGGCGGCGTGGTTTCTCATATCTAAGAGCCTGCCAAAAGTTGCGGTTTCGTTAGCGGGTTTAATACTTCTACTTCAGCCGATACTGGCATTTGCCTGGGATATATTGTTTTTTGACAGACCGACGAGGGCTGTTGAGATTATTGGGGCGGTGATGGCATTGATTGCAATTTATTTAGGCATCACAAGCCGACAGGAGAAACAACATGATTAA
- a CDS encoding creatininase family protein, whose protein sequence is MELKWNRLNWQEIDKLIKDGYDKVIIPVGTVEAHGVIPLGTDSIIPETMCERIAPDIKSLIAPAVYYGITKSLLGYSGSITVVSSTFQSYITEILTSFAACGMKKIVVVNGHGGQNDELKQAAWDTHEKTGAKVAVIHWWMLCEHLAGKYYGTSGGHAAVDETAAIIACAPDTVRESKYNPDMLYYVNPGANVYPIPSTVLIYKENTGALDFDKKKANDYFNEACATVKDFILDTFNRWDK, encoded by the coding sequence ATGGAATTAAAATGGAACAGGCTTAACTGGCAGGAAATCGACAAACTTATAAAAGATGGATACGATAAGGTAATTATTCCGGTGGGAACTGTCGAGGCTCATGGGGTTATCCCTCTGGGAACTGATAGTATTATCCCCGAAACGATGTGCGAAAGAATAGCCCCGGATATTAAGTCGCTTATTGCGCCGGCTGTGTATTATGGCATCACCAAGTCATTGCTTGGCTATTCCGGCTCGATAACCGTAGTTAGCTCGACTTTCCAATCATACATAACCGAAATACTGACATCGTTTGCCGCCTGCGGTATGAAAAAGATTGTTGTTGTTAATGGTCATGGCGGCCAGAATGATGAGCTAAAGCAAGCGGCTTGGGATACTCATGAAAAAACAGGCGCAAAGGTTGCGGTTATTCACTGGTGGATGTTATGCGAGCATCTGGCAGGCAAATACTATGGAACATCCGGCGGACATGCCGCGGTGGATGAAACCGCCGCCATAATCGCCTGCGCTCCCGATACGGTAAGAGAGAGTAAATACAACCCCGATATGCTTTATTATGTGAACCCCGGCGCTAATGTCTATCCTATACCATCGACGGTTTTGATATACAAGGAAAACACCGGCGCGCTCGATTTCGATAAGAAGAAAGCCAATGATTATTTCAATGAGGCATGCGCAACCGTAAAGGATTTCATCCTCGATACATTTAATCGCTGGGATAAATAG
- a CDS encoding fumarylacetoacetate hydrolase family protein: protein MKKSYLLDNIRFLPPCVPQKIVCVGLNYAAHIEESTLDLITDEPVLFLKPPSSIIGHLDNIILPNWVDRVDYEGELAVIIGKKIKNVSVDEAEDGIFGYTCLNDVTARNIQKKDNQWTRAKGFDTFCPFGPSIVAGIDASSLAIQTRLNGKVVQQSNTNLLLRKTAEVISFISKVMTLYPGDVISTGTPKGIGPLKDGDVVEVEIEQIGTLKNIAVAE from the coding sequence ATGAAAAAATCATATTTACTGGACAATATCCGGTTTTTACCGCCATGCGTGCCCCAGAAAATAGTCTGTGTCGGCTTAAACTACGCCGCACATATTGAGGAAAGCACGCTCGATTTGATAACTGATGAACCGGTTTTGTTTTTAAAGCCGCCATCATCGATTATTGGCCACCTTGACAATATCATCCTGCCGAATTGGGTTGACAGAGTTGATTATGAGGGAGAGCTGGCGGTGATTATCGGCAAGAAAATAAAAAATGTCTCAGTAGATGAAGCTGAGGATGGCATATTTGGTTACACCTGTTTAAATGATGTAACCGCCCGGAATATTCAGAAGAAAGACAATCAATGGACAAGAGCCAAGGGGTTTGATACATTTTGCCCGTTTGGACCATCTATTGTTGCCGGCATCGATGCCTCCTCGCTGGCGATTCAGACTCGTTTAAACGGCAAAGTTGTACAGCAAAGCAATACCAATTTGCTTTTAAGAAAAACTGCCGAGGTTATAAGCTTTATTTCAAAGGTCATGACTTTATACCCTGGCGATGTTATTTCTACCGGCACTCCTAAGGGCATAGGTCCCCTGAAGGACGGCGATGTAGTCGAGGTGGAAATAGAGCAAATCGGCACTTTGAAAAATATTGCGGTTGCTGAATGA
- a CDS encoding histone deacetylase, whose product MLKIYHDPAFLKHDTGAGHPESADRLKAVKKAFEIVPEANIESECPYAQQADIELVHAPEYYKYINSQPNGRLVMLDPDTVFSPASLEASLKAAGAVIDAVKFAVSDKNNRAFCAVRPPGHHAETDKTKGFCIFNNIAIGAAYAIANNLAERVAIIDWDVHHGNGTQNTFYDSSQVLYISLHQYPYYPGSGAANETGRGEGTGYTLNLPMSSGNGDTEYRRAFNDLILPALEKFKPNLIMISAGFDAHTDDPLAGIKLSTEFYSEMTRMLVEAAAKYCQGGIVSVFEGGYNLKVLAESVMIHLKELSIE is encoded by the coding sequence GTGCTGAAAATATATCACGACCCGGCATTCCTAAAACATGATACCGGCGCCGGACATCCGGAATCAGCCGACCGGTTGAAAGCAGTTAAAAAAGCGTTTGAAATTGTCCCTGAAGCGAATATTGAATCGGAATGCCCCTATGCCCAACAGGCGGATATTGAGCTTGTGCATGCGCCGGAATATTATAAATATATAAACAGCCAGCCGAATGGCCGCTTGGTTATGCTCGACCCGGATACCGTTTTTTCACCGGCAAGCCTTGAAGCCTCGCTTAAAGCAGCCGGGGCGGTTATAGATGCTGTCAAATTTGCCGTCTCCGATAAGAACAACCGCGCTTTCTGCGCAGTCAGGCCGCCGGGGCATCACGCCGAGACAGACAAGACAAAGGGCTTCTGTATTTTCAATAATATCGCCATAGGGGCGGCTTATGCCATCGCCAATAATCTTGCCGAAAGAGTCGCTATTATCGATTGGGATGTTCATCACGGCAACGGCACCCAGAACACTTTTTACGATAGCTCGCAGGTGTTGTATATATCGCTTCATCAATATCCATATTATCCCGGCTCTGGCGCCGCTAATGAAACAGGCAGGGGAGAGGGAACCGGATATACGCTTAATTTGCCTATGAGTTCAGGCAATGGCGACACGGAATATCGCCGCGCTTTTAATGATCTGATTCTGCCGGCTCTTGAAAAATTCAAGCCAAACCTGATTATGATTTCCGCCGGTTTTGATGCTCATACGGACGACCCGTTGGCAGGAATAAAATTATCGACAGAGTTCTATAGCGAGATGACTCGCATGTTGGTTGAAGCCGCTGCTAAATATTGCCAAGGCGGAATTGTTTCAGTCTTTGAAGGCGGATACAATTTGAAAGTATTGGCCGAATCGGTGATGATTCATTTGAAGGAGTTGAGCATTGAATAA
- a CDS encoding sigma 54-interacting transcriptional regulator, translating into MAKQSTKDSILCDKLLTIIDSISDGVFTIDLDWKIAFFNKSAERITGFSKKEVIGKPCKDILHTNICDENCTLRQTLVSKKPIINKLVCMINKKGNRIPISITTDLLQNRHGEIIGGVETFRDLSIMEKLRKEFESKYSFENIISKNYKMLKLFKILPAIAQSNSSVLIEGESGTGKELVAQALHSLSLRKLYPFISINCSALPDSLLESELFGYEAGAFTDAKKDKKGRFAIADKGTLFLDEIGDISPAMQVKLLRVLQEKTYEPLGSTQSLKTDVRIIAATNKQLEKLVSENKFRQDLYYRINVIKITIPPLRERKMDILLLVDHFIDQFNKLRNKNISGIASPALNQLMKHDFPGNIRELENIIEHAFVLSPGGVIKTEHFPDYLHEQKAIPVVEIASTMKEMESLFIIAALKRNNWSRKDTAAELGINTSTLYRKIKKLGLKIPNSN; encoded by the coding sequence ATGGCAAAGCAATCAACAAAAGACAGTATCCTTTGTGATAAGCTATTAACAATAATCGACAGTATTTCGGATGGTGTTTTTACAATCGACTTGGATTGGAAAATCGCTTTTTTTAATAAATCAGCTGAGAGAATAACGGGTTTCAGCAAAAAAGAGGTAATAGGAAAGCCGTGTAAAGATATTTTACATACCAATATCTGTGATGAAAATTGTACACTGCGTCAGACTTTGGTTTCTAAAAAGCCTATAATCAATAAACTCGTTTGCATGATTAACAAAAAAGGAAATCGAATCCCAATTAGTATCACGACAGACTTACTGCAAAATCGTCATGGTGAAATCATTGGCGGTGTCGAAACTTTCCGCGATCTTAGTATAATGGAAAAATTGCGTAAAGAATTTGAGTCCAAATATTCATTCGAGAATATAATCAGCAAGAATTATAAGATGCTTAAGCTTTTTAAGATCCTGCCTGCGATAGCTCAAAGCAATAGCTCTGTTTTAATTGAGGGTGAAAGTGGTACTGGTAAAGAATTGGTTGCTCAGGCTCTTCACAGTTTAAGTTTACGTAAGTTGTATCCTTTTATAAGTATTAATTGCAGCGCTTTACCGGATAGTCTTCTTGAATCAGAATTGTTTGGATATGAAGCCGGTGCTTTCACCGATGCAAAGAAGGATAAAAAAGGGCGATTTGCTATTGCCGATAAAGGTACATTATTTTTAGACGAGATCGGGGATATTTCACCGGCTATGCAAGTAAAATTGCTTCGAGTTCTCCAGGAAAAAACCTATGAGCCATTAGGAAGTACCCAATCCCTCAAAACCGATGTAAGAATTATCGCCGCAACAAATAAACAACTTGAAAAATTAGTTTCCGAGAACAAATTCCGGCAAGATTTATATTATAGGATCAACGTTATTAAAATAACAATACCGCCTTTGCGCGAAAGAAAAATGGACATACTTTTATTAGTTGACCATTTCATAGATCAATTCAATAAACTGCGCAATAAAAATATCTCTGGCATAGCGTCGCCTGCTCTTAATCAACTGATGAAACATGATTTTCCTGGCAATATACGCGAATTAGAGAATATCATAGAACATGCCTTTGTTCTATCACCAGGCGGGGTAATTAAAACAGAACATTTCCCTGATTATCTTCATGAGCAAAAGGCTATACCGGTAGTTGAGATAGCCAGCACTATGAAAGAGATGGAATCATTATTCATAATTGCCGCTTTAAAAAGAAACAATTGGAGTCGTAAAGATACTGCCGCAGAACTCGGAATAAACACTTCAACACTTTACAGAAAAATTAAAAAACTTGGTCTGAAAATCCCCAATAGCAACTGA
- a CDS encoding DUF2173 family protein has protein sequence MIGLDRLMKQKGVIAVGQFSEDGKIIRKAGDISENIMEQIAKKCAYHNQKAEELTKYFSANSEMDWTPLVGWAVLGGNYAIFIMDNTGIIVDSRKADLNQLVIDLRESGPTGPRPRNY, from the coding sequence ATGATTGGTCTTGACAGGTTAATGAAGCAAAAAGGAGTTATAGCTGTCGGTCAGTTTTCAGAGGATGGCAAAATTATTCGCAAGGCGGGAGACATATCTGAAAACATAATGGAGCAAATAGCCAAAAAGTGTGCCTATCATAATCAGAAAGCGGAGGAATTAACAAAATACTTTAGCGCCAACTCCGAAATGGATTGGACTCCTTTAGTCGGCTGGGCAGTTTTGGGGGGCAACTATGCAATATTCATAATGGATAATACCGGCATTATTGTTGATTCGCGAAAGGCAGACTTGAATCAATTAGTGATTGATTTAAGAGAATCAGGGCCAACTGGGCCAAGGCCGAGGAATTATTAA
- a CDS encoding cupin domain-containing protein, whose amino-acid sequence MNSIDINNNDIEWADALNYPQGAKEKVLFVGSDMAPRTILLKIPPGWRMDSHSHSHTELHHVLEGEYESQGKVYPSGTFRIIPKEVEHGPFTTKAGATILVVWCVLKE is encoded by the coding sequence ATGAATAGCATTGATATTAACAACAATGACATAGAATGGGCGGATGCTCTTAACTATCCTCAAGGAGCAAAAGAAAAGGTGCTGTTTGTTGGCAGTGACATGGCTCCAAGGACTATTTTATTAAAAATTCCCCCTGGATGGAGAATGGATAGTCACTCTCACTCTCATACAGAGTTACATCATGTTTTGGAAGGAGAATACGAGAGTCAGGGTAAAGTTTATCCAAGTGGAACATTTCGTATAATTCCTAAAGAAGTCGAACATGGTCCATTCACTACAAAAGCAGGGGCAACTATTTTAGTTGTCTGGTGCGTACTCAAAGAATAA
- a CDS encoding ATP-binding protein: MEDLSLHILDIMENCVNAQARRIEIRINENPERDLLTLEILDDGKGMDNRTLQKATDPFFTTRKTRRFGLGLSMILESAKATGGELTVKSAPGKGTQVRVTFQQSHIDMKPLGDIPQTLLTLIAGHPDIELSYCHTIGREKFSFDTREIRDLPIGSPQVLRRIGEHIREGIDRLTKRAKNS, from the coding sequence ATGGAAGACCTGTCACTGCACATACTCGACATCATGGAAAATTGCGTCAACGCACAGGCGCGGAGAATAGAAATTCGCATTAATGAGAACCCGGAAAGAGACCTGCTAACGCTGGAGATATTGGACGATGGGAAGGGGATGGATAACCGGACACTGCAGAAGGCGACGGATCCGTTTTTCACTACCCGCAAGACGAGACGCTTCGGCCTGGGGCTGTCGATGATTTTAGAATCAGCGAAAGCGACCGGCGGTGAGTTGACTGTTAAGTCGGCGCCCGGGAAGGGCACCCAGGTAAGGGTAACCTTTCAGCAAAGCCACATCGACATGAAACCCCTCGGGGACATCCCGCAGACGCTGTTAACTCTGATTGCCGGACATCCGGACATCGAGCTGAGCTATTGCCACACCATCGGCAGGGAGAAATTTTCCTTCGACACGAGGGAAATCCGGGATCTGCCCATCGGCTCCCCGCAGGTGTTGCGGCGTATCGGCGAGCACATACGGGAGGGGATAGACAGGCTAACAAAACGAGCGAAGAACTCCTAA